A stretch of Pomacea canaliculata isolate SZHN2017 linkage group LG6, ASM307304v1, whole genome shotgun sequence DNA encodes these proteins:
- the LOC112566679 gene encoding sulfotransferase family cytosolic 1B member 1-like isoform X5, whose amino-acid sequence MDTVCIKDKFGNDRWFLGEDIRLPIFIEKLSLADRLSFINNFHFRPDDVIVAGYMRSGNNWLHQMIYMLLEGTLDPPPLFGPDSNVYLEYTSDTRRVLPPVKPRALFTHLLFKDLPKVVTEKKVKVVHITRNLKDVFVSLYCFLQKYSFCEYYPTWPEFLSTMLDDGVSYGDIFDHVTSWEKAIDDHPEHPFYCVTYEELTQNGVDQLERIDQFLETHRGRPFCQAVVEKCRIDNMVNLRMAQDVEFDRTMLFRKGVVGDWKNWFTVAQNEEFEEVVRKKMAGYKSLLCYQLE is encoded by the exons ATGGATACGGTGTGCATCAAAGATAAATTCGGCAACGATCGGTGGTTTCTTGGCGAGGACATACGGCTCCCAATCTTCATAGAAAAACTTAGTCTAGCGGACCGCTTGAGTTTCATCAACAACTTTCACTTTAGACCTGACGACGTCATTGTTGCCGGTTACATGAGATCAG GTAACAACTGGCTTCATCAGATGATCTACATGTTGCTGGAAGGAACCCTGGACCCCCCTCCCTTGTTTGGACCGGATTCTAACGTGTACCTGGAGTATACCTCAGACACCAGACGCGTCCTCCCACCTGTCAAACCTCGCGCTCTTTTCACGCATCTTCTCTTCAAGGACCTGCCAAAGGTCGTcactgaaaaaaaggtcaaggtggtGCACATCACAAGGAACCTGAAGGATGTCTTCGtgtctttgtattgttttttacaaaaatattctttctgcgAATATTATCCAACGTGGCCAGAGTTTTTGTCTACTATGCTAGATGATGGCG TGTCGTATGGAGACATctttgaccacgtgacaagctgGGAGAAGGCGATCGATGATCATCCTGAGCATCCATTTTACTGTGTGACGTACGAGGAGTTGACACAA AATGGTGTTGATCAGCTGGAACGTATTGACCAGTTCCTGGAGACACACAGAGGAAGACCTTTCTGCCAGGCGGTGGTTGAGAAATGTCGCATCGACAACATGGTCAATCTGCGAATGGCACAAGACGTTGAATTTGATCGCACCATGCTTTTCAGAAAAG GAGTTGTAGGAGACTGGAAGAACTGGTTCACTGTGGCGCAGAACGAGGAGTTCGAGGAGGTCGTCCGAAAGAAGATGGCCGGCTACAAAAGTCTCCTTTGCTACCAACTTGAATAA
- the LOC112566688 gene encoding sulfotransferase family cytosolic 1B member 1-like isoform X1, with protein MDMVCIKDKFGNDRWFLGEDIRLPIFIEKLGLADRLSFIHNFEFRPDDVLVAGYMRSGNNWIHQMIYMLLEGTLDPPPLFGRDSNVVLEAASDTIHVLPPVKPRAFYTHLLFKDLPKVVTEKKVKVVHITRNLKDVFVSLYCLLQKYPLCQYYPPWPEFLSTMLDDGVSYGDVFDHVTSWEKAIDDHPEHPFYCVTYEELSQNGVDQLERIDQFLETNRGRPFCQAVVEKCHIDNMVNLRIVQDAKFDRTMLFRKGVVGDWKNWFTVAQNEEFEKVVRKKMAGYKSLLRYQLE; from the exons ATGGATATGGTGTGCATCAAAGATAAATTCGGCAACGATCGGTGGTTTCTTGGCGAGGACATACGGCTCCCAATCTTCATCGAAAAACTTGGTCTAGCGGACCGCTTGAGTTTCATCCACAACTTTGAATTTAGACCTGACGACGTCCTTGTTGCCGGTTACATGAGATCAG GTAACAACTGGATTCATCAGATGATCTACATGCTGCTGGAAGGAACCCTGGATCCGCCTCCCTTGTTTGGACGGGATTCTAACGTGGTCCTGGAGGCAGCCTCAGACACCATACACGTCCTCCCACCTGTCAAACCTCGCGCTTTTTACACGCATCTTCTCTTCAAGGACCTGCCAAAGGTCGTCACcgaaaaaaaggtcaaggtggtGCACATCACGCGGAACCTGAAGGATGTCTTCGTGTCTTTGTAttgtcttttacaaaaatatcctCTCTGCCAATATTATCCACCGTGGCCCGAGTTTTTGTCTACTATGCTAGATGATGGCG TGTCGTATGGAGACGTctttgaccacgtgacaagctgGGAGAAGGCGATCGACGATCATCCTGAGCATCCATTTTACTGTGTGACGTACGAGGAGTTGTCACAA AATGGTGTTGATCAGCTGGAACGTATTGACCAGTTCCTGGAGACAAACAGAGGAAGACCTTTCTGCCAGGCGGTGGTTGAGAAATGTCACATCGACAACATGGTCAATCTGCGAATAGTACAAGACGCTAAATTTGATCGCACCATGCTTTTCAGAAAAG GAGTTGTAGGAGACTGGAAGAACTGGTTCACTGTGGCGCAGAACGAGGAGTTCGAGAAGGTCGTCCGAAAGAAGATGGCCGGCTACAAAAGTCTCCTTCGCTACCAACTTGAATAA
- the LOC112566679 gene encoding sulfotransferase family cytosolic 1B member 1-like isoform X4 yields MDRVCIKDKFGNDRWFIGEDIRLSPLKHQLSLADRLRLINTFDLRPDDVIVAGYLRSGNNWIHQMIYMLLEGTLDPPPLFGPDTNVILETATDFNRVLPAVKPRALYTHLLFKDLPKVVTEKKVKVVHITRNLKDVFVSLYCLLEKYPLRQYYPPWPEFFSTMLDDGVSYGDVFHHVTSWEKAIDDHPEHPFYCVTYEELTQNGVDQLESIDQFLETNRGRPFCQAVVEKCHINNMVNLRIAKDSKFNWTTFYRKGSFEPTHLFLQMFYETNSSV; encoded by the exons ATGGATAGGGTGTGCATCAAAGATAAATTCGGCAACGATCGGTGGTTTATTGGCGAGGACATACGGCTTTCACCCTTAAAACACCAACTCAGCCTCGCGGACCGCTTGAGACTCATCAACACCTTTGACCTTAGACCTGACGACGTCATTGTTGCCGGTTACCTGAGATCAG GTAACAACTGGATTCATCAGATGATTTACATGTTGCTGGAAGGAACCCTGGACCCGCCTCCCTTGTTTGGACCGGATACTAACGTCATCCTGGAGACAGCCACAGACTTTAACCGCGTCCTCCCAGCTGTCAAACCTCGCGCACTTTACACGCACCTTCTCTTCAAGGACCTGCCAAAGGTCGTcactgaaaaaaaggtcaaggtggtGCACATCACAAGGAACCTCAAGGATGTCTTCGTGTCTTTGTATTGTCTTTTAGAAAAATATCCTCTCCGCCAATATTATCCACCGTGGCCAGAGTTTTTTTCTACAATGCTAGATGATGGCG TGTCATATGGAGATGTCTTTCACCACGTGACAAGCTGGGAGAAGGCGATCGACGATCATCCTGAGCATCCATTTTACTGTGTGACGTACGAGGAGCTGACACAA AATGGTGTTGATCAGCTGGAAAGTATTGACCAGTTCCTGGAGACAAACAGAGGAAGACCTTTCTGCCAGGCGGTGGTTGAGAAATGTCACATCAACAACATGGTTAATCTGCGAATAGCAAAAGACTCTAAATTTAATTGGACCACATTTTATCGAAAAG GAAGTTTTGAACCCACTCACCTGTTCTTACAAATGTTCTACGAGACAAACTCTTCAGTGTAA
- the LOC112566688 gene encoding sulfotransferase family cytosolic 1B member 1-like isoform X2 encodes MDIVFIKDKFGNDRQCIGEDIRLPPFKGNLSFADRLRLIHNFDLRPDDVIVAGYMRSGNNWLHQMIYMLLEGTLDPPPLFGPDSNVHLESASDTSRVLPPVKPRALFTHLLFKDLPKVVTEKKVKVVHITRNLKDVFVSLYSLTEKLPNIRYHPPWPEFLSTMLDDGFWYGDAFHHVTSWEKAIDDHPEHPFYCVTYKELTQNGVDQLENIDRFLETHRGRPFCQAVVEKCHIDNMVNLRIAQDAVFNGAMLFGKGVVGDWKNWFTVAQNEEFEEVVRKKMAGYKSLLRYQLE; translated from the exons ATGGATATCGTGTTCATCAAAGATAAATTCGGCAACGATCGGCAGTGTATTGGCGAGGACATACGGCTTCCACCCTTTAAAGGCAATCTTAGCTTCGCGGACCGCTTGAGACTCATCCACAACTTTGACCTTAGACCTGACGACGTCATTGTTGCCGGTTACATGAGGTCAG GTAACAACTGGCTTCATCAAATGATATACATGTTGCTGGAAGGAACCCTGGACCCGCCTCCCTTGTTTGGACCGGATTCTAACGTGCACCTGGAGTCAGCCTCAGACACTAGTCGCGTCCTCCCACCTGTCAAACCTCGCGCTCTTTTCACGCACCTTCTCTTCAAGGACCTGCCAAAGGTCGTcactgaaaaaaaggtcaaggtggtGCACATCACAAGGAACCTCAAGGATGTCTTCGTGTCTTTGTATTCCCTTACAGAGAAATTACCTAACATCAGATATCATCCACCGTGGCCAGAGTTTTTGTCTACAATGCTAGATGATGGTT TTTGGTATGGAGACGCCTTTCACCACGTGACAAGCTGGGAGAAGGCGATCGACGATCATCCTGAGCATCCATTTTACTGTGTGACGTACAAGGAGTTGACACAA AACGGTGTTGATCAGCTGGAAAATATTGACCGGTTCCTGGAGACACACAGAGGAAGACCTTTCTGCCAGGCGGTGGTTGAGAAATGTCACATCGACAACATGGTCAATCTGCGAATAGCACAAGACGCTGTATTTAATGGCGCCATGCTTTTCGGAAAAG GAGTTGTAGGAGACTGGAAGAACTGGTTCACTGTGGCACAGAACGAGGAGTTCGAGGAGGTCGTCCGAAAGAAGATGGCCGGCTACAAAAGTCTCCTTCGTTACCAACTTGAATAA
- the LOC112566679 gene encoding sulfotransferase family cytosolic 1B member 1-like isoform X6 yields the protein MDTVCIKDKFGNDRWFLGEDIRLPIFIEKLSLADRLSFINNFHFRPDDVIVAGYMRSGNNWIHQMIYMLLEGTLDPPPLFGPDTNVILETATDFNRVLPAVKPRALYTHLLFKDLPKVVTEKKVKVVHITRNLKDVFVSLYCLLEKYPLRQYYPPWPEFFSTMLDDGVSYGDVFHHVTSWEKAIDDHPEHPFYCVTYEELTQNGVDQLESIDQFLETNRGRPFCQAVVEKCHINNMVNLRIAKDSKFNWTTFYRKGVVGDWKNWFTVAQNEEFEEVVRKKMAGYKSLLRYQLE from the exons ATGGATACGGTGTGCATCAAAGATAAATTCGGCAACGATCGGTGGTTTCTTGGCGAGGACATACGGCTCCCAATCTTCATAGAAAAACTTAGTCTAGCGGACCGCTTGAGTTTCATCAACAACTTTCACTTTAGACCTGACGACGTCATTGTTGCCGGTTACATGAGATCAG GTAACAACTGGATTCATCAGATGATTTACATGTTGCTGGAAGGAACCCTGGACCCGCCTCCCTTGTTTGGACCGGATACTAACGTCATCCTGGAGACAGCCACAGACTTTAACCGCGTCCTCCCAGCTGTCAAACCTCGCGCACTTTACACGCACCTTCTCTTCAAGGACCTGCCAAAGGTCGTcactgaaaaaaaggtcaaggtggtGCACATCACAAGGAACCTCAAGGATGTCTTCGTGTCTTTGTATTGTCTTTTAGAAAAATATCCTCTCCGCCAATATTATCCACCGTGGCCAGAGTTTTTTTCTACAATGCTAGATGATGGCG TGTCATATGGAGATGTCTTTCACCACGTGACAAGCTGGGAGAAGGCGATCGACGATCATCCTGAGCATCCATTTTACTGTGTGACGTACGAGGAGCTGACACAA AATGGTGTTGATCAGCTGGAAAGTATTGACCAGTTCCTGGAGACAAACAGAGGAAGACCTTTCTGCCAGGCGGTGGTTGAGAAATGTCACATCAACAACATGGTTAATCTGCGAATAGCAAAAGACTCTAAATTTAATTGGACCACATTTTATCGAAAAG GAGTTGTAGGAGACTGGAAGAACTGGTTCACTGTGGCGCAGAACGAGGAGTTCGAGGAGGTCGTCCGAAAGAAGATGGCCGGCTACAAAAGTCTCCTTCGTTACCAACTTGAATAA
- the LOC112566682 gene encoding sulfotransferase family cytosolic 1B member 1-like isoform X2: MDRVCIKDKFGNDRWFLGEDIRLSPLKDELGLADRLRLINTFDLRSDDVIVAGYPRSGNNWLHQMIYMLLEGTLDPPPLFGPDSYVNLETATDTLRILPPVKPRALFTHLLFKDLPKVVTEKKVKVVHITRNLKDVFVSLYSFSEKLTNIRYHPPWPEFFSTMLDDGLWYGDVFDHVTSWEKAIDDHPEHPFYCVTYEELTQNGVDQLESIDQFLETHRGRPFCQAVVEKCHINNMVNLRMAQEAKFNRTMLFRKGVVGDWKNWFTVAQNEEFEEVVRKKMAGYKSLHHYQFE, encoded by the exons ATGGATAGGGTGTGCATCAAAGATAAATTCGGCAACGATCGGTGGTTTCTTGGCGAGGACATACGGCTTTCACCTTTAAAAGACGAACTTGGCCTCGCGGACCGCTTGAGACTCATCAACACCTTTGACCTTAGAAGTGACGACGTCATTGTTGCCGGTTACCCGCGGTCAG GTAACAACTGGCTTCATCAGATGATCTACATGTTGCTGGAAGGAACCCTAGACCCGCCTCCCTTGTTTGGACCGGATTCTTATGTGAACTTGGAGACAGCCACAGACACTCTGCGCATCCTCCCACCTGTCAAACCTCGCGCTCTTTTCACGCATCTTCTCTTCAAGGACCTGCCAAAGGTCGTCACTGAAAAGAAGGTCAAGGTGGTGCACATCACGCGGAACCTCAAGGATGTCTTCGtgtctttgtattctttttcagAGAAATTAACGAACATCAGATATCATCCACCATGGCCAGAGTTTTTTTCTACAATGCTAGATGATGGTT TGTGGTATGGAGACGTctttgaccacgtgacaagTTGGGAGAAGGCGATCGACGATCATCCTGAGCATCCATTTTACTGTGTGACGTACGAGGAGTTGACACAA AATGGTGTTGATCAGCTGGAAAGTATTGACCAGTTCCTGGAGACACACAGAGGAAGACCTTTCTGCCAGGCGGTGGTTGAGAAATGTCACATCAACAACATGGTCAATCTGCGAATGGCACAAGAAGCTAAATTCAATCGCACCATGCTTTTCAGAAAAG GAGTTGTAGGAGACTGGAAGAACTGGTTCACTGTGGCGCAGAACGAGGAGTTCGAGGAGGTCGTCCGAAAGAAGATGGCCGGCTACAAAAGTCTCCATCATTACCAATTTGAATAA
- the LOC112566679 gene encoding sulfotransferase family cytosolic 1B member 1-like isoform X2 has product MDRVCIKDKFGNDRWFIGEDIRLSPLKHQLSLADRLRLINTFDLRPDDVIVAGYLRSGNNWIHQMIYMLLEGTLDPPPLFGPDTNVILETATDFNRVLPAVKPRALYTHLLFKDLPKVVTEKKVKVVHITRNLKDVFVSLYCLLEKYPLRQYYPPWPEFFSTMLDDGVSYGDIFDHVTSWEKAIDDHPEHPFYCVTYEEMTQNGVDQLERIDQFLETNRGRPFCQAVVEKCHIDNMVNLRMSQDVDFDRNLLFRKGVVGDWKNWFTVAQNEEFEEVVRKKMAGYKSLLRYQLE; this is encoded by the exons ATGGATAGGGTGTGCATCAAAGATAAATTCGGCAACGATCGGTGGTTTATTGGCGAGGACATACGGCTTTCACCCTTAAAACACCAACTCAGCCTCGCGGACCGCTTGAGACTCATCAACACCTTTGACCTTAGACCTGACGACGTCATTGTTGCCGGTTACCTGAGATCAG GTAACAACTGGATTCATCAGATGATTTACATGTTGCTGGAAGGAACCCTGGACCCGCCTCCCTTGTTTGGACCGGATACTAACGTCATCCTGGAGACAGCCACAGACTTTAACCGCGTCCTCCCAGCTGTCAAACCTCGCGCACTTTACACGCACCTTCTCTTCAAGGACCTGCCAAAGGTCGTcactgaaaaaaaggtcaaggtggtGCACATCACAAGGAACCTCAAGGATGTCTTCGTGTCTTTGTATTGTCTTTTAGAAAAATATCCTCTCCGCCAATATTATCCACCGTGGCCAGAGTTTTTTTCTACAATGCTAGATGATGGCG TGTCGTATGGAGACATctttgaccacgtgacaagctgGGAGAAGGCGATCGACGATCATCCTGAGCATCCATTTTACTGTGTGACGTACGAGGAGATGACACAA AATGGTGTTGATCAGCTGGAACGTATTGACCAGTTCCTGGAGACAAACAGAGGAAGACCTTTCTGCCAGGCGGTGGTTGAGAAATGTCACATCGACAACATGGTCAATCTGCGAATGTCACAAGACGTTGACTTTGATCGCAACTTGCTTTTCAGAAAAG GAGTTGTAGGAGACTGGAAGAACTGGTTCACTGTGGCGCAGAACGAAGAGTTCGAGGAGGTCGTCCGAAAGAAGATGGCCGGCTACAAAAGTCTCCTTCGCTACCAACTTGAATAA
- the LOC112566680 gene encoding sulfotransferase family cytosolic 1B member 1-like isoform X1 — translation MDTVCIKDKFGNVRWFLGEDIRLPPIIENQSLADRLSFINNFDLRPDDVIIAGYMRSGNNWLHQMIYMLLEGTLDPPPLFGSDSNVNLEFATDTRQVLPPVKPRALYTHLLFKDLPKVVTEKKVKVVHITRNLKDVFVSFYCLAEKFPLRPYYPPWPEFLSTMLDDGVWYGDVFDHVTSWEKAIDDHPEHPFYCVTYEELTQVRSSVSLLLVSSDVTNGVDQLENIDQFLETNRGRPFCQTVVEKCHINNMANLRLARDTESDWTMIFRKGVVGDWKNWFTVAQNEEFEEVTFASDSLIKVCKSLPHTDDLSLLYYNEHSRQ, via the exons ATGGATACGGTGTGCATCAAAGATAAATTCGGCAACGTTCGGTGGTTTCTTGGGGAGGACATACGGCTTCCACCCATAATAGAAAATCAGAGTCTCGCGGACCGCTTGAGTTTCATCAACAACTTTGACCTTAGACCTGACGACGTAATTATTGCCGGTTACATGAGGTCAG GTAACAACTGGCTTCATCAGATGATCTACATGTTGCTGGAAGGAACGCTGGATCCGCCTCCCTTGTTTGGATCGGATTCTAACGTGAACCTGGAGTTTGCCACAGACACTCGACAAGTCCTCCCACCTGTCAAACCTCGCGCTCTTTACACGCACCTTCTCTTCAAGGACCTGCCAAAGGTCGTcactgaaaaaaaggtcaaggtggtGCACATCACGAGGAACCTCAAggatgtctttgtgtctttctaTTGTCTTGCAGAAAAATTTCCTTTGCGCCCGTATTATCCACCGTGGCCAGAGTTTTTGTCTACTATGCTAGATGATGGCG TGTGGTATGGAGACGtctttgatcacgtgacaagctggGAGAAGGCGATCGACGATCATCCTGAGCATCCATTTTACTGTGTGACGTACGAGGAGTTGACACAAGTAAGATCATCAGTGTCGTTACTCCTCGTATCCAGCGACGTCACA AATGGTGTTGATCAACTggaaaatattgaccagtttcTGGAGACAAACAGAGGAAGACCTTTCTGCCAGACGGTGGTTGAGAAATGTCACatcaacaacatggccaatcTGCGATTGGCACGAGATACTGAATCTGATTGGACCATGATTTTTCGGAAAG GAGTTGTAGGAGACTGGAAGAACTGGTTCACTGTGGCGCAGAACGAGGAGTTCGAGGAGGTCACTTTTGCTTCAGACTCATTAATAAAAGTCTGTAAATCCCTGCCACATACTGATGATCTCAGTCTACTTTATTACAATGAGCATTCAAGACAgtga
- the LOC112566679 gene encoding sulfotransferase family cytosolic 1B member 1-like isoform X1, with amino-acid sequence MDRVCIKDKFGNDRWFIGEDIRLSPLKHQLSLADRLRLINTFDLRPDDVIVAGYLRSGNNWIHQMIYMLLEGTLDPPPLFGPDTNVILETATDFNRVLPAVKPRALYTHLLFKDLPKVVTEKKVKVVHITRNLKDVFVSLYCLLEKYPLRQYYPPWPEFFSTMLDDGVSYGDVFHHVTSWEKAIDDHPEHPFYCVTYEELTQNGVDQLESIDQFLETNRGRPFCQAVVEKCHINNMVNLRIAKDSKFNWTTFYRKGVVGDWKNWFTVAQNEEFEEVVRKKMAGYKSLLRYQLE; translated from the exons ATGGATAGGGTGTGCATCAAAGATAAATTCGGCAACGATCGGTGGTTTATTGGCGAGGACATACGGCTTTCACCCTTAAAACACCAACTCAGCCTCGCGGACCGCTTGAGACTCATCAACACCTTTGACCTTAGACCTGACGACGTCATTGTTGCCGGTTACCTGAGATCAG GTAACAACTGGATTCATCAGATGATTTACATGTTGCTGGAAGGAACCCTGGACCCGCCTCCCTTGTTTGGACCGGATACTAACGTCATCCTGGAGACAGCCACAGACTTTAACCGCGTCCTCCCAGCTGTCAAACCTCGCGCACTTTACACGCACCTTCTCTTCAAGGACCTGCCAAAGGTCGTcactgaaaaaaaggtcaaggtggtGCACATCACAAGGAACCTCAAGGATGTCTTCGTGTCTTTGTATTGTCTTTTAGAAAAATATCCTCTCCGCCAATATTATCCACCGTGGCCAGAGTTTTTTTCTACAATGCTAGATGATGGCG TGTCATATGGAGATGTCTTTCACCACGTGACAAGCTGGGAGAAGGCGATCGACGATCATCCTGAGCATCCATTTTACTGTGTGACGTACGAGGAGCTGACACAA AATGGTGTTGATCAGCTGGAAAGTATTGACCAGTTCCTGGAGACAAACAGAGGAAGACCTTTCTGCCAGGCGGTGGTTGAGAAATGTCACATCAACAACATGGTTAATCTGCGAATAGCAAAAGACTCTAAATTTAATTGGACCACATTTTATCGAAAAG GAGTTGTAGGAGACTGGAAGAACTGGTTCACTGTGGCGCAGAACGAGGAGTTCGAGGAGGTCGTCCGAAAGAAGATGGCCGGCTACAAAAGTCTCCTTCGTTACCAACTTGAATAA
- the LOC112566679 gene encoding sulfotransferase family cytosolic 1B member 1-like isoform X3 translates to MDRVCIKDKFGNDRWFIGEDIRLSPLKHQLSLADRLRLINTFDLRPDDVIVAGYLRSGNNWIHQMIYMLLEGTLDPPPLFGPDTNVILETATDFNRVLPAVKPRALYTHLLFKDLPKVVTEKKVKVVHITRNLKDVFVSLYCLLEKYPLRQYYPPWPEFFSTMLDDGVSYGDVFHHVTSWEKAIDDHPEHPFYCVTYEELTQNGVDQLERIDQFLETNRGRPFCQAVVEKCHIDNMVNLRMSQDVDFDRNLLFRKGVVGDWKNWFTVAQNEEFEEVVRKKMAGYKSLLRYQLE, encoded by the exons ATGGATAGGGTGTGCATCAAAGATAAATTCGGCAACGATCGGTGGTTTATTGGCGAGGACATACGGCTTTCACCCTTAAAACACCAACTCAGCCTCGCGGACCGCTTGAGACTCATCAACACCTTTGACCTTAGACCTGACGACGTCATTGTTGCCGGTTACCTGAGATCAG GTAACAACTGGATTCATCAGATGATTTACATGTTGCTGGAAGGAACCCTGGACCCGCCTCCCTTGTTTGGACCGGATACTAACGTCATCCTGGAGACAGCCACAGACTTTAACCGCGTCCTCCCAGCTGTCAAACCTCGCGCACTTTACACGCACCTTCTCTTCAAGGACCTGCCAAAGGTCGTcactgaaaaaaaggtcaaggtggtGCACATCACAAGGAACCTCAAGGATGTCTTCGTGTCTTTGTATTGTCTTTTAGAAAAATATCCTCTCCGCCAATATTATCCACCGTGGCCAGAGTTTTTTTCTACAATGCTAGATGATGGCG TGTCATATGGAGATGTCTTTCACCACGTGACAAGCTGGGAGAAGGCGATCGACGATCATCCTGAGCATCCATTTTACTGTGTGACGTACGAGGAGCTGACACAA AATGGTGTTGATCAGCTGGAACGTATTGACCAGTTCCTGGAGACAAACAGAGGAAGACCTTTCTGCCAGGCGGTGGTTGAGAAATGTCACATCGACAACATGGTCAATCTGCGAATGTCACAAGACGTTGACTTTGATCGCAACTTGCTTTTCAGAAAAG GAGTTGTAGGAGACTGGAAGAACTGGTTCACTGTGGCGCAGAACGAAGAGTTCGAGGAGGTCGTCCGAAAGAAGATGGCCGGCTACAAAAGTCTCCTTCGCTACCAACTTGAATAA
- the LOC112566680 gene encoding sulfotransferase family cytosolic 1B member 1-like isoform X2 translates to MDTVCIKDKFGNVRWFLGEDIRLPPIIENQSLADRLSFINNFDLRPDDVIIAGYMRSGNNWLHQMIYMLLEGTLDPPPLFGSDSNVNLEFATDTRQVLPPVKPRALYTHLLFKDLPKVVTEKKVKVVHITRNLKDVFVSFYCLAEKFPLRPYYPPWPEFLSTMLDDGVWYGDVFDHVTSWEKAIDDHPEHPFYCVTYEELTQNGVDQLENIDQFLETNRGRPFCQTVVEKCHINNMANLRLARDTESDWTMIFRKGVVGDWKNWFTVAQNEEFEEVTFASDSLIKVCKSLPHTDDLSLLYYNEHSRQ, encoded by the exons ATGGATACGGTGTGCATCAAAGATAAATTCGGCAACGTTCGGTGGTTTCTTGGGGAGGACATACGGCTTCCACCCATAATAGAAAATCAGAGTCTCGCGGACCGCTTGAGTTTCATCAACAACTTTGACCTTAGACCTGACGACGTAATTATTGCCGGTTACATGAGGTCAG GTAACAACTGGCTTCATCAGATGATCTACATGTTGCTGGAAGGAACGCTGGATCCGCCTCCCTTGTTTGGATCGGATTCTAACGTGAACCTGGAGTTTGCCACAGACACTCGACAAGTCCTCCCACCTGTCAAACCTCGCGCTCTTTACACGCACCTTCTCTTCAAGGACCTGCCAAAGGTCGTcactgaaaaaaaggtcaaggtggtGCACATCACGAGGAACCTCAAggatgtctttgtgtctttctaTTGTCTTGCAGAAAAATTTCCTTTGCGCCCGTATTATCCACCGTGGCCAGAGTTTTTGTCTACTATGCTAGATGATGGCG TGTGGTATGGAGACGtctttgatcacgtgacaagctggGAGAAGGCGATCGACGATCATCCTGAGCATCCATTTTACTGTGTGACGTACGAGGAGTTGACACAA AATGGTGTTGATCAACTggaaaatattgaccagtttcTGGAGACAAACAGAGGAAGACCTTTCTGCCAGACGGTGGTTGAGAAATGTCACatcaacaacatggccaatcTGCGATTGGCACGAGATACTGAATCTGATTGGACCATGATTTTTCGGAAAG GAGTTGTAGGAGACTGGAAGAACTGGTTCACTGTGGCGCAGAACGAGGAGTTCGAGGAGGTCACTTTTGCTTCAGACTCATTAATAAAAGTCTGTAAATCCCTGCCACATACTGATGATCTCAGTCTACTTTATTACAATGAGCATTCAAGACAgtga